In Streptobacillus felis, one genomic interval encodes:
- a CDS encoding recombinase family protein — MFPLTIGVERSEEYRSKSYSIETQTIACKEYSLKENIDIVDVYTDYEYSGTNFERPSFIRMMDDIKSRRINCIIIRDLS, encoded by the coding sequence ATGTTCCCCTTAACCATAGGGGTTGAAAGAAGTGAGGAATACAGAAGTAAATCGTATTCTATTGAAACACAGACGATTGCTTGTAAAGAGTATTCCTTAAAAGAGAACATAGATATTGTTGATGTTTATACCGACTATGAATATAGTGGAACAAATTTTGAAAGACCATCATTTATTAGAATGATGGACGATATCAAAAGTAGAAGAATTAACTGTATTATCATAAGAGACTTATCATGA
- a CDS encoding Csac_0668 family 2Fe-2S cluster-binding (seleno)protein has product MKVIDECCCECITQNLNRTKESCPVCNNEGVTVSRITVEHLVTNDYRNAVDGDQYKICMNDDCDVIYYNLDKEIKFLKDQVRVPIWFKKDEDPKYACYCSKVTEDQVIEVVVKHGAKTVKEVNAITGAMKNSLCKENNPLGVCCHKIIQEAIDKGLTMK; this is encoded by the coding sequence TTGAAAGTTATTGATGAATGTTGCTGTGAATGTATCACACAAAATTTAAATAGAACAAAGGAGAGTTGCCCTGTCTGTAATAATGAAGGAGTAACAGTTAGTAGGATAACCGTTGAACACTTGGTGACAAATGATTATCGTAATGCCGTTGATGGAGATCAATATAAGATATGCATGAATGATGACTGCGACGTTATTTACTATAACTTAGATAAAGAAATAAAATTCTTAAAAGACCAAGTTAGGGTTCCTATCTGGTTTAAGAAAGATGAAGATCCTAAGTATGCTTGTTATTGCAGCAAAGTCACAGAAGATCAGGTAATTGAAGTAGTTGTAAAGCATGGTGCGAAAACCGTTAAAGAAGTAAATGCCATAACTGGGGCAATGAAAAATTCACTTTGTAAGGAAAACAATCCTTTGGGGGTATGTTGTCATAAGATTATTCAGGAAGCCATTGATAAGGGATTAACCATGAAATGA